ATTCAGGTGAGGCATTCCCTGTCCCCTGAGGCGAAAGAGGGTATGGCTCTGGCTCCCCGGCGGTATGATCAGGGAGGCCGTTCCGGTGAGCGTCGGCACGGTGATCTCGCCGCCAAGAAGCGCGATGCCGAGCCCGATAGCCGTCGTGCTCTGGAGATCGGCACCGAGCCGTTCGAATACCGGGTGTTTCCGGATATGGATGACGGCATACAGGTCACCCGGCGGACCCCCCTCGCTTCCCGGCTCGCCCTCACCGGCAATTCGCAGGAACCGGCCGTCTTCCACGCCACGGGGGATGGATAGGTCAATGCGTCGCGTTTTTCGTATCGTCCCTCTGCCCCCGCAGGTTTCACAGGCCTTTTCGATGATCGTTCCCCGTCCCCTGCAGTCGGGGCACGGGGCGATGGTCATCACCTGCCGCCGGCCGCTCCGCTGCACCTGCCGGACCTCGCCGGTCCCCTTGCAGGTGGGGCACTCCCGGGTAAAACCGGGCTGTCCGCCGGTGCCGTGGCAGGTACCGCACTCATAAAAATGGGGAACCTCGAGGGTGTTTTTCGTACCGTAGAATGCGTCCGTGAGAGAGATTTCGATATCATACCTGAGATCCGCGCCC
The window above is part of the Methanoculleus sp. SDB genome. Proteins encoded here:
- a CDS encoding molecular chaperone DnaJ, whose product is MEKKDYYETLGVTKEASQDDIKKAFRQLARKYHPDLNKGSREAEEKFKEINIAYQVLSDPQKKAEYDQVGHAAFKPGDFSGYRTPSYDDLFRDFGLGDIFDVFSRGVGRERSRAGADLRYDIEISLTDAFYGTKNTLEVPHFYECGTCHGTGGQPGFTRECPTCKGTGEVRQVQRSGRRQVMTIAPCPDCRGRGTIIEKACETCGGRGTIRKTRRIDLSIPRGVEDGRFLRIAGEGEPGSEGGPPGDLYAVIHIRKHPVFERLGADLQSTTAIGLGIALLGGEITVPTLTGTASLIIPPGSQSHTLFRLRGQGMPHLNSDRRGDLLVRVVVKIPGKLTKKQEELVKEAFPVK